One genomic window of Polyangium aurulentum includes the following:
- a CDS encoding serine/threonine-protein kinase, which produces MDLAPGTLIAGQYRVERKIAEGGMGEVWVGVHAQGARVAIKRLLPEAASDHHLVTRFKREAYLLGRIRSNHVTQVVEFITDDTFGMLLVMEYIEGENLADMLEKRRVLSVEETLDIGVDLARAIADLHRANLIHRDIKPENVIFRRLPSGERRAVIIDFGLSRLVDQPEERPAGEETLTGITRADSAIGTIAYMAPEQLISSRDVNHRADIYALGAILYRAAAGKNVFGSTDDDIAYARQKLHEEAPPLDLARFDRSARALERIVTRAIRRRPAERYETVEAMLADMVEARAGRAANPEVDAPTQTAPVSSLLGAPPEPAGPRKQLDSFESMETVRPPAVAPAPAPPAFAPPPLPGATDPRVVLSPAATMPMPPQAPIADPRPPPPAMRFAPPPMPPASIPGVNLPPPLRPPMSSITEVGLRGAATAPHPGASPSLDELRIPKTLAAVTLVATLVGGMVLGFLAHALLF; this is translated from the coding sequence ATGGACCTCGCGCCCGGAACGCTGATCGCTGGCCAGTACCGCGTCGAGCGTAAAATCGCGGAGGGCGGCATGGGCGAGGTGTGGGTCGGGGTGCACGCGCAGGGCGCCCGCGTCGCGATCAAGCGGCTGTTGCCCGAGGCCGCGAGCGATCATCACCTCGTCACCCGGTTCAAGCGCGAGGCCTACCTGCTCGGCCGCATCCGCTCGAATCACGTGACGCAGGTCGTCGAGTTCATCACCGACGACACCTTCGGCATGCTCCTCGTGATGGAGTACATCGAGGGGGAAAACCTCGCCGACATGCTCGAGAAGCGCCGCGTTCTCAGCGTGGAGGAGACGCTCGACATCGGCGTCGACCTCGCCCGGGCGATCGCGGATCTGCACCGCGCAAACCTCATCCATCGCGACATCAAGCCCGAAAACGTGATTTTCCGGCGCCTGCCGAGCGGCGAGCGGCGCGCGGTGATCATCGATTTCGGCCTGAGCCGGCTCGTCGATCAGCCCGAGGAGCGGCCCGCCGGCGAGGAGACTTTGACGGGCATCACCCGCGCCGATTCGGCCATTGGGACCATCGCGTACATGGCGCCCGAGCAGCTCATCAGCTCGCGCGACGTCAATCACAGGGCCGACATCTACGCCCTCGGCGCGATCCTCTACCGGGCAGCCGCCGGCAAGAACGTCTTCGGCAGCACGGACGACGACATCGCCTATGCCCGCCAGAAGCTCCACGAGGAGGCGCCGCCGCTCGACCTCGCCCGCTTCGACAGGTCCGCGCGCGCGCTCGAGCGCATCGTCACGCGCGCCATCCGGCGCCGGCCGGCCGAGCGTTACGAGACCGTCGAGGCGATGCTCGCCGATATGGTGGAGGCGCGCGCCGGGCGGGCCGCGAATCCCGAGGTCGACGCGCCCACGCAGACGGCTCCGGTCTCCTCGCTGCTCGGCGCGCCCCCCGAGCCTGCGGGGCCGCGAAAGCAGCTCGACTCGTTCGAATCCATGGAGACGGTCCGCCCGCCCGCGGTCGCTCCGGCCCCTGCGCCGCCCGCATTCGCCCCGCCTCCGCTGCCGGGCGCGACGGACCCGCGCGTCGTCTTGTCCCCGGCAGCGACGATGCCCATGCCTCCCCAGGCGCCCATTGCGGATCCACGGCCGCCTCCGCCTGCAATGCGCTTCGCGCCTCCGCCGATGCCGCCCGCCTCGATTCCGGGCGTGAACCTGCCGCCGCCGCTCCGCCCGCCCATGTCCTCGATCACCGAGGTGGGCTTGCGCGGCGCCGCGACCGCGCCCCATCCCGGCGCGAGCCCGAGCCTCGACGAGCTGCGCATCCCGAAGACCCTGGCGGCCGTGACGCTCGTCGCCACGCTCGTCGGCGGCATGGTCCTCGGGTTCCTGGCGCACGCGCTCCTCTTTTGA
- a CDS encoding glutaminyl-peptide cyclotransferase, which yields MHRRPRLAAFAIALTTSACSAAGNGALSLRVEVVETYPHDPAAFTQGLLVDDKGRLLESTGRYNSSDVRVVDVATGAVLDRTPIPGQFFGEGLAQVGNRLVQITWQERKALVFDAATLDLLPVTFDYDSEGWGLCYDGARLVMSDGSSTLTFRAPDTFERVGSVGVTLGGAALDQLNELECAGGKVYANVWQTDTIVEIDPESGRVSAEIDASGLLSGEERAETDVLNGIAKVPGKDTFYITGKLWPKLFEVRFVPR from the coding sequence ATGCACCGACGCCCCCGCCTCGCGGCCTTTGCCATCGCCCTCACGACCTCGGCGTGCAGCGCCGCCGGAAATGGCGCCTTGTCCCTCCGCGTCGAGGTTGTCGAGACATACCCGCACGACCCTGCCGCGTTCACGCAAGGCCTTCTGGTCGACGACAAGGGCCGGCTGCTCGAGAGCACGGGGCGTTACAACTCCTCGGACGTGCGCGTCGTCGACGTCGCCACGGGCGCCGTGCTCGACCGGACGCCCATCCCCGGCCAATTCTTCGGCGAGGGCCTCGCGCAGGTGGGCAATCGCCTCGTGCAAATCACCTGGCAGGAGCGCAAGGCTCTGGTCTTCGACGCGGCCACGCTCGACCTCCTCCCCGTCACCTTCGATTACGACAGCGAGGGCTGGGGGCTCTGCTACGACGGCGCGCGCCTCGTGATGAGCGACGGCTCGTCCACGCTGACCTTCCGCGCCCCCGACACCTTCGAGCGCGTCGGGTCGGTCGGCGTCACCCTCGGCGGGGCGGCGCTCGATCAGCTCAACGAGCTCGAATGCGCGGGGGGGAAGGTCTATGCGAATGTGTGGCAAACGGACACGATCGTGGAGATCGATCCGGAGAGCGGCCGGGTGAGCGCGGAGATCGACGCCTCGGGCCTGCTCTCGGGCGAGGAGCGCGCCGAGACCGACGTGCTCAACGGGATTGCCAAGGTCCCCGGCAAGGACACGTTTTACATCACGGGGAAGCTATGGCCGAAGCTCTTCGAGGTGCGCTTCGTGCCGCGGTGA
- a CDS encoding AgmX/PglI C-terminal domain-containing protein translates to MERNRNEKDAQAHGITFGALPRPFDPRALFATKPEEPREVPADAPEGSYTYALVKSGPEVPAEECEQKAEAIEIMILWGSSILHVAHLSPPRSFFVGEQDSDFVLPADTLGTARLPVVLVGDDGVARAVVSGSEVALALGERVKIEIGGLTIQVAKVLAGRAVKAAPPVSGKGLPWHGVSLAIHAGLLAAAAFFLPPMGAEDESGISPEDRYFIQHALDVSAEKEVEKKDTPVTDAPGGGASNSGPSSAGDQGKAGTKTNNTAPSRIAFEGPRSNMDPQIARQAALEDARTIGMISLLNSLEAPSAIATRWGTDEAVGNDPKSAFGNMWGDSLEDAAGPGGMHLSDDGDGGGKNGKWIGIDGVRTVGTDPNGPTGFGPRNLKPRDHKPGSPVLRPLAPSAQGALAPELIQRTVRQNFGRFRFCYEQGLRGNPSLAGRVAVRFVIGRDGAVSNVQNGGSDMGDPNVVSCVVRSFYGLSFPAPESGIVTVTYPILFQPGG, encoded by the coding sequence ATGGAACGAAATCGCAACGAGAAGGACGCGCAGGCTCACGGCATCACCTTTGGCGCTCTTCCCCGCCCGTTCGATCCGCGAGCCCTCTTCGCCACGAAGCCCGAAGAGCCGAGAGAGGTCCCGGCCGATGCGCCGGAGGGCTCGTACACGTACGCGCTCGTGAAGAGCGGCCCCGAGGTGCCCGCCGAGGAGTGCGAGCAAAAGGCCGAGGCGATCGAGATCATGATCCTCTGGGGCAGCTCGATCTTGCACGTCGCGCACCTCTCGCCCCCGAGGTCTTTCTTCGTCGGCGAGCAGGATTCCGATTTCGTGCTGCCCGCCGATACCCTCGGCACGGCGCGCCTGCCCGTGGTGCTCGTGGGCGACGACGGCGTCGCGCGAGCGGTCGTGAGCGGGTCCGAGGTCGCGCTCGCCCTCGGCGAGCGGGTGAAGATCGAAATCGGCGGCCTGACGATCCAGGTCGCGAAGGTCCTCGCTGGCCGCGCGGTGAAGGCCGCCCCGCCCGTGAGCGGCAAGGGTTTGCCCTGGCACGGCGTCTCGCTCGCGATTCACGCGGGCCTGCTCGCCGCGGCCGCTTTCTTCCTGCCGCCCATGGGCGCCGAGGACGAGAGCGGGATCTCGCCCGAGGATCGATATTTCATCCAGCACGCGCTCGACGTGAGCGCCGAAAAGGAGGTCGAAAAGAAGGATACCCCCGTGACCGACGCGCCGGGCGGCGGCGCCTCGAATTCGGGCCCGAGCTCTGCCGGCGATCAGGGCAAGGCGGGCACCAAGACGAACAACACGGCGCCGAGCCGCATCGCATTCGAGGGGCCGAGGAGCAACATGGACCCGCAGATCGCGCGGCAAGCGGCGCTCGAGGACGCGCGGACGATCGGCATGATCTCGCTCCTCAATTCGCTCGAGGCCCCGAGCGCCATCGCGACGCGATGGGGCACCGACGAGGCGGTGGGCAATGACCCGAAGAGCGCGTTCGGGAACATGTGGGGCGATTCGCTCGAGGACGCCGCAGGCCCCGGCGGAATGCACCTCTCCGACGACGGCGACGGCGGCGGCAAGAATGGGAAGTGGATTGGCATCGACGGCGTCCGGACGGTCGGAACGGACCCCAACGGCCCGACGGGGTTTGGCCCGCGGAACCTGAAGCCGCGCGATCACAAGCCCGGTTCGCCGGTCCTGCGGCCGCTCGCGCCGAGCGCGCAGGGAGCGCTGGCCCCGGAGCTCATTCAGCGCACGGTGCGGCAGAACTTCGGCCGATTCCGTTTCTGTTACGAGCAGGGGCTGCGGGGCAATCCGTCGCTCGCGGGCAGGGTGGCTGTGCGGTTCGTGATCGGGCGCGACGGCGCGGTCTCGAACGTGCAGAATGGCGGCTCCGACATGGGCGACCCGAACGTGGTCTCCTGCGTCGTGCGCTCGTTCTACGGGCTGTCGTTCCCGGCCCCCGAGAGCGGAATCGTCACCGTGACCTATCCGATCCTCTTCCAGCCCGGTGGCTGA
- a CDS encoding aspartate aminotransferase family protein, with the protein MSSVPSSHPAVLRYAEHMNPAFVKLLGAFGYGRVFVGARQNRLWDHEGREYLDFLAGFGANNLGHNHPRLRERMRELLLDDVPNLVHAGPQVHAADLAFELTRRTGPLTMCLFSCTGAEAVETGLKLARAATRRPGLLHCSAGYHGLNLGNLSVNDTTRMRAPFEPLLPACQAVPFGDLDALERALADKKAAAFLVEPIQAEGGVIMPPAGYLASAQELCRKKGTVLVLDEVQTGLGRTGTLFAHEREGFFPDVLVLGKALGGGMVPISATLTTRDLHERAFGTVERFDLHGSTYAGNAFACRTAMEVLRILDDEKLIAASEARGGLLLTQLRARLAGHPLVREVRGRGLFVGLELGPTDTGILNRALPGLVDAVSRRVFGQWLAMRLLEKGILAQPASQQWNVLKLEPPLTVTDEEIDRAVTAIAAILGEYRELGPLVRDVAERLGKQFMGGWRFG; encoded by the coding sequence ATGTCCTCTGTCCCGTCGTCCCATCCCGCCGTACTGCGCTACGCCGAGCACATGAACCCGGCGTTCGTGAAGCTCCTCGGCGCCTTCGGATACGGCCGGGTCTTCGTCGGCGCGCGCCAAAATCGCCTCTGGGATCACGAGGGGCGCGAATACCTCGATTTTCTCGCCGGCTTCGGCGCAAATAACCTCGGCCACAACCACCCGCGGCTGCGCGAGCGCATGCGCGAGCTCTTGCTCGACGACGTCCCCAACCTGGTCCACGCAGGCCCCCAGGTCCACGCCGCCGACCTCGCCTTCGAGCTCACCCGCCGCACCGGCCCGCTCACGATGTGCCTCTTCTCGTGCACGGGCGCCGAGGCCGTGGAGACGGGCCTCAAGCTCGCCCGCGCCGCCACGCGCCGCCCGGGGCTGCTTCATTGCAGCGCGGGCTATCACGGGCTCAACCTGGGCAATCTCTCCGTGAACGACACGACCCGCATGCGCGCGCCGTTCGAGCCCCTGCTCCCCGCGTGCCAGGCGGTTCCCTTCGGCGACCTCGACGCCCTCGAGCGCGCCCTCGCGGACAAGAAGGCCGCCGCATTCCTCGTCGAGCCCATCCAGGCCGAGGGCGGCGTCATCATGCCTCCTGCCGGCTACCTCGCCTCCGCGCAGGAGCTCTGCCGCAAAAAGGGCACGGTGCTCGTCCTCGACGAGGTCCAGACCGGCCTCGGCCGCACCGGCACCCTCTTCGCCCACGAGCGGGAGGGGTTTTTCCCGGACGTCCTCGTGCTCGGAAAGGCGCTCGGCGGTGGAATGGTCCCCATCTCGGCCACGCTCACCACGCGCGACCTGCACGAGCGGGCGTTCGGCACCGTGGAGCGGTTCGATCTGCACGGGTCGACCTACGCGGGCAATGCCTTCGCCTGCCGCACGGCCATGGAGGTCTTGCGCATCCTGGACGACGAGAAGCTCATTGCGGCGAGCGAGGCGCGCGGGGGGCTTCTTCTGACGCAGCTCCGCGCGCGGCTCGCGGGTCATCCGCTCGTGCGCGAGGTGCGCGGGCGCGGGCTCTTCGTGGGGCTCGAACTCGGGCCGACGGACACGGGGATCCTGAATCGCGCGCTGCCGGGCCTCGTCGATGCCGTCTCGCGGCGCGTCTTCGGCCAGTGGCTCGCCATGCGCCTGCTCGAAAAGGGCATTCTGGCGCAGCCCGCGAGCCAGCAATGGAACGTCCTCAAGCTCGAGCCGCCCCTCACGGTCACCGACGAGGAGATCGATCGCGCCGTCACGGCCATCGCGGCGATCCTCGGCGAATACCGCGAGCTCGGGCCGCTCGTCAGGGACGTCGCCGAGCGGCTCGGCAAGCAATTCATGGGCGGGTGGAGGTTCGGATGA
- a CDS encoding radical SAM protein: MTSFATMKKEAAFTAGLLRKRPFSCLVQVTNRCNMECSFCDFWPNPAPPRQELSLEDYQRLGDELGELGCFLISVEGGEPLARPDIVEIVRALSRKHITALFTNGWYVTPEKARALFDAGLVHANVSIDYPEASRHDGKRRLAGATDRAWKAVDILRDAAPRGGKQVHVMTVLMEDNWRDLEALLQQSAAHGVGHQTTLLSISGFRRGKGPDQMPPASIGEHLVRLWDKYPHLRFFRDYFTRMEAFLGGGAMPTCNAGVQGFNIDHVGNVSPCIERIDQPVGNVREERLSVLHARLAARREEIDACQQCWTACRGVNQALGGGGSARSFLDLGTRMRTS; the protein is encoded by the coding sequence ATGACGAGCTTCGCGACGATGAAGAAAGAGGCGGCCTTCACGGCGGGCCTGCTCCGCAAGAGGCCCTTCTCGTGCCTCGTGCAGGTCACGAACCGCTGCAACATGGAGTGCAGCTTCTGCGATTTCTGGCCGAACCCCGCGCCGCCGCGGCAGGAGCTCTCGCTCGAGGACTACCAGCGGCTCGGCGACGAGCTCGGGGAGCTCGGCTGCTTTCTCATCTCGGTCGAGGGCGGCGAGCCGCTCGCCAGGCCGGACATCGTGGAGATCGTCCGCGCGCTGTCGAGGAAGCACATCACCGCGCTCTTCACGAACGGCTGGTACGTGACGCCCGAGAAGGCGCGGGCGCTCTTCGACGCGGGGCTCGTGCACGCGAACGTCTCCATCGATTACCCCGAGGCCTCGCGGCACGACGGCAAGCGCAGGCTCGCCGGCGCCACCGATCGCGCGTGGAAGGCCGTGGACATCCTGCGCGACGCGGCGCCGCGCGGGGGCAAGCAGGTGCACGTGATGACCGTGCTGATGGAGGACAACTGGCGCGATCTCGAGGCGCTCTTGCAGCAGAGCGCCGCGCACGGCGTCGGCCATCAAACGACGCTCCTGTCGATATCTGGATTCCGGCGCGGCAAGGGGCCCGATCAGATGCCGCCCGCCAGCATCGGCGAGCACCTCGTCCGGCTCTGGGACAAATACCCGCACCTGCGCTTCTTCCGCGATTACTTCACGCGGATGGAGGCCTTCCTCGGCGGGGGCGCGATGCCGACCTGCAATGCGGGCGTGCAGGGCTTCAACATCGATCACGTGGGCAACGTCTCGCCCTGCATCGAGCGCATCGATCAGCCGGTGGGCAACGTGCGCGAGGAGCGGCTCTCGGTGCTGCACGCGCGGCTCGCGGCGCGGCGCGAGGAGATCGACGCGTGCCAGCAATGCTGGACCGCCTGCCGCGGGGTGAACCAGGCGCTCGGCGGCGGGGGCTCGGCGCGCAGCTTCCTCGACCTCGGCACGAGAATGCGTACGAGCTAG